acacacacacacacacacacacacacacatacacacacacacacacacacacacatacacacacacatacacacacatacaaacaaatacacacacacacatacaaacacatacacacacacatacaaacacatacacacacccacacacacacacacacacacacacatacacacacacacacatacacacccacacacacacacacacacacacatacacacacatacaaacaaatacacacacacacatacaaacacatacacacacacacacacacacacacacatacacacacacatacacacacatacaaacaaatacacacacacacatacaaacacatacacacacccacacacacacacacacacatacacacacacacacatacacacacacacacacacatacaaacacatacacacacccacacacacacacacacacatacacacacacacacatacacacacacacatacaaacacatacacacacacacacatacacacacatacaaacaaatacacacacacacatacaaacacatacacacacacacacacatacacacacacatacacacacatacaaacacatacacacacccacacacacacacacacacacacatacaaacacatacacacacatacacacacacacatacaaacacatacacacacatacacacacacatacacacacatacaaacaaatacacacacacacatacacacacacatacacacacatacaaacacatacacacacccacacacacacacacacacacacacacacacatacaaacacatacacacacatacacacacacacacatacaaacacatacacacacacgcacacacacacacacacacgtaagcACATAGACAGGAGGAAGCCTGctgcagattttctgaatgGGTATGAAATTTCTGTGCGGTTCAGAGGGAATCAcgctgcagcacacacacacacacacacacacacacacacacacacacacatacatacaaacacgcacacacacacatacacacacacacacacatacacacatacaaacacgcacacacacacacaacctcacacTCTGTGGGTAAAGCTGGTACATGTGGGAGTACATGTACTTAGGAATGTGACAGAAAGGAAAGGTAGAGTGTGATGATTCCCCTCTttaactttcacacacacaaaacagaccCCAATAACCAGCATtaatataagagagagagagagagagagagagagagagagagagacagagagagagacagagagagagagacacacagagagagagacagacagagagagagagagagagacagacagagagagacagagagagagagacacacagagagagagacagacagagagagagagagagagacagagatacagagagagacagagacagagagagagagagaaagagagagagagagacagagaaacagagagagagagacagagagagagagacagagacagagagagacagagagagagagagagacagagaaacagagagagagagacagagagagagagacagagacagagagagacagagagagagagagagacagagagagagagagagacagagacagagagacagagagacagagacagagagagagagagagagagacagagacagagagagacagagagagagagagagacagagagagagagagagatagagagacagagagagagagagagagagagagacagacagagagagagagagagagagagacagagagagagacagagagagagagagagagagagagagagcgacagagagagagagagagagagagagagagagacagagagagagagagaaagagagagacagagagagagagagacagagagagagagagagagagagagagcgacagagagagagacagagagagagagagagatagagagacagagagagagagatagagagacagacagagagagagagagagagagacagagatacagagagagacaaagacagagagagagagagagagagagagagagagagagagagacagagatacagagagagacaaagacagagagagagagagagagagagagagagagaagtaggaCGAGCAGCAGGGCTTTAGTGCTGCAGAGGTTTACTAGAGCTTCCTGAAACActgccacaaacacacacacactgaatagagacagagagagagagagagagagacagagggagagagagagagctgttggTCTGATTTGAACAGTGTCCAGTGTGTGTCAGGGTGAGCGAGGGTGTCGCCTTCAATAGCAGAGTCCAGTTCTGTCCATTAACATGCAGATCACACAGTTTAACAGCCCTGTCacaccaacaaacacacacacacacacacacacacacacacattctgtacCTGGAGTGTTTATAGTGAAGTCAGCGCAGCTCTGTTGCACATtatttttgattgattgattatcattattattattattattattattattagtagtagtagtagtagtagtatgagtagtagtagtagaagtaataatattaataatattattattatatttactattgttgttattgctggtattattatattatattcactgttattattgttattattattgttaatattattactattattattattattattattattattatagtgagTGAATGTGAGAGTTTCTGGTGAATCTGAGTAAATACTGCAGAACAGAAACCTCTGCTCTCCTAAACCCTTctgaatggtgtgtgtgtgtgtatgtttgtgtatgtgtgtgtatgtgtgtgtgtgtgtatgtgtgtgtgtgtgtgtgtgtgtgtgtgtgtgtgtgtgtgtacagagggATGGCTTGTTCAGTAGAGCTGCAGAGGCGGGAGGTGGAGGTGTCCAATGTAGGAATGCGGCGCCCCCTTGTGGTTAAATCCTGCCCTGTTTCCAACCAGGAACATCCTGTACCTGTATAATGATCAGGTCTCTCTCCACTATTGTTATTAAGAgatactctatatggacaaaagtattgggacacctgagtaactgtctctactgtacagggaagaaggctttcacttgagtttggaggggcattgctgtgaggattttattgtattcagcagcaagagctttagtgaagtcatgttggatgattgatcaccaccccacctcatcatccccatcaACTCCCTActttccaaaagtactggatggagctccaccaccatcattccagagaacgcagttcttccactgctccacagctcaggcTTTACacccccacgcctggcattattaggcagcatggagccaatagggtcatgatgttgatctgctccagtgggtcctattccattggcagtacttctgtacagtgaatagacaagctgtgtgtgtgcatgtgcacatctgtgtcagcaatgctgaatgcattcagtagagggggtgtccacaagtacacatatagtgtatctcacCCCTCAGCTACACGAACACATTACAGTCCTGAATTATAAATAGCTCCACTGTTTGATCTCTGCTTGATGGTTAtgatgtaataaatgtaaaattgtaTATAATAGTATTTAGtatattataagatattataaataaacaataatttatcatttaattTCTAAGCatcatataatattataaatgtatactattatataataataattaatatactaaaacataataatataatataaatataaatatatataatattattacatatgtaatatattataataatgtataaatgtataataatgtataatgaaTATGATGTTTAGAAATCATATACATCATatacacttttatttattgtaatgattaatacaaatacaaataattaaaaataataatttcaataaaataaaagagtattatactaatacattcataaatgttaaataataaataatataaataataatatttatatttaagagAGCATTTTTGTGCAGTATTCTAATTCAAGgtcaaatatatgtatatatatatttttttttttatatatatatatttttttttaaatatagaatGAATAATGGTAAAGCAGTCCAGACTGTGTTTATAATATGGTCAGGGACACAGTGGGTCTGAAACCTTCCTAGAATCATTGGGGGCAAGGCAGTTATACCTGGATAGGGTGCCAGACCATCGCAGattattaactattataaatatagatcatGTATTAATTTGAGAAGAGAAAGCCGAGCTGCAGGTCTGCTGTACATGTTTTATCCTTTAATTTCCACATAATTCGTTTACTCAGAGCAGAATCCACCAGTGCTCAAACCCGCCTGTAAACACCACCTGTAAACACCACCTGAAACACTGAGGCTGGAGGAGCTGAACTGAGGGTGAAGCTGGGGAACGAGCTGAGTGAATACAGACTGGCTACCTCTAGTTCCTAATACAGGGGTCTGAAATGGACTTCACACATTTAGGGCACAATTAGAAACAGTGAACACTGCGGACGATTCAGACGTGTCTCCTCATAGAAACACCCTGAAAACCTCCATAATAAATCTATAAGAAAACATCACACATGCACAAGTAAATCTATAACTACCCCCAGAACCAAAcaacagcacagtgatttaCATCCAGAAATACTCCAAATATCAAAAATAGAGCCAACAGTGGGGTCCGGGTGAGAAAACGTCATGTCATGGATAATCCTGCCCATTATATCGTAGTAGCTGAGACTGCTATGGGAATATAAGAGTCTGAATATGATTAGATATCTGTATTATGATCAGTGGGAAAATGCAGCTGACTGTTATATTTGTTGTCCATGAGATGGCGCCACCTTATTGAACCTCCCTGCTTTTGTGGAGCGTGAAAAACAGGATTAAAGGATTTCTGAATCACTTTTAAGCCACTGTCAGCATTCAGTCCTGAACTGAGCTTCACCTGAGTCCATCACCTTATCACCTTCACAAGTAGTTCAGTAGAACTGAAGTGCTGTCATTTCTGTAAGACTGCAGCATGTCCTTCACCAGTCTTAACTCAGCTGGACGTCCATTATCAAAGCCTCGGACCACAACACCTCCAGCAAAACCACCCCACAGCTACATGAACGCACTACAGGGCTGAACGAACACATTATAGTACTGACGGAAGGTGTTATAGTACTGAATATACACATAGTACTGATAGTACTGAAAGAATGGTATAGTGCCAGACCATTTCTGCTCTGAATAGTACTGAATGGACACATGGCAGTACTGAAAGGTGTTATAGTACTGAATGGACACATGACAGTATGGAATGGACCAGATGTGGATATTATAGTACATAATAAACACATGACAGTACTGAAAGGTGTTATAGTACTGAATGGAAACATGACAGTACGGAATGGACCAGATTTGGATATCATAGTACCGGATAGACACATTATAGTACTGAAAGAATATGTTATAGTACTGAATGGACACATAGATGTTATTGTATTGAATGAACACATGATAGTATAGAAAGATGGTGTAAAAGTAATGAATGGACACATAGTACTGATAGTACTGAAAGAATGGTATAGTACCAGACCATTTCTGCACTGAATAGTACTTAATGGACACACAACAGTACTGATAGGTGTTATAGTACTGAATAGACACATGACAGTATGGAATGGACCAGTTTTGGATATCATAGTACTGAATGGACACATTATAGTACTGAAAGAATGTGTTATAGTACTGAATGGACACATGACAGTACAGAATGGACCAGATTTGGATACCATAGTACCGGATGGACACATTATAGTACTAAAAGAATATGTTATATGTGAATATTCAGTACTAAACAATTTCTGCACTGAATATTACTGAATGAACACTACTGAAAGAAGATGTTATAGTACTGAATGGACACATAACAGTATGGAATGAACCAGATTTGGATGAAAGAACTAGTACTGGCCCATTTCTGCACTGAACAGTACTGAACAGACACATTTTAGTACtaaatgaatattttatagAACTGAATAATGTCTGCACTGAACCAAAACATTATAGTACTGAAATAATGTGTTATAGTACTGAATGGACACATTATAGTACTGAAAGAATGTGTTATAGTACTGAATGGACACATTATAGTACTGAAAGAATGTGTTATAGTACTGAATGGAAACATAACAACATGAAATGGACCAGATTTAGTTGCCATCGTACTGAACGAACATATTCTTTAGTAAATGAAACATGTTATTTAGTACTAAACAATTTCTGCACTGAATAGTACTGAATGAACACATTTAAGTATTGAATTAATATTATGTAGAATACTGAATAAACTGAATAATGTCTGCACTGAACCAACACATTATAGCACTGAATAAATGTCATAGTACTGAATAAACATTATagtgctgaattaacacatTTAGTTCTGAATGAATATCATAGTACTGAATGAACTTGGTAGTACTGAATGAATGTTTTAGTACTGCATGATTTAAGCACTTAAGCACATCACAGTACTGAATTACAAATGTCATAGTGCTGAGTGAACACACTACAGTACATAGTAAATATGTTATAGTACTGAATATATTTCAGCACTGAAAAAACTGATTACAGTTCTAAATTAACACATAATAGCACAGAATGTAGGCATTGTAGTACTGAATAAATCTATTATTAAACTACATAAACATATCACAGTTTTGTACGAGCACACTGATGTCATCCAAGAACATATTAAGCTTTTAATTTCAGCACTGAATGAACAGAATAGTACTGAAAAAACACATTATACTACACACTACTGAATAACGAAGACTAAATAAACACAGTGCTAAAGACAGGGTGAATACTGCATTAAATCTCACTATATTGGCACCACTCAAAACAATCTGTAATAatagtacatttatttaattaaatatatcaCAGTGATAAATGAGCACATGCTGTGTTGATTTTAGTCAAAGCAGACCCAAAGGTACCAGGTAATAAAGAAATTGTTAATTTACCACTGTATTAATTCTACAGTCTAAATCTTTACTTAGTATTTCAGATATTTATTCAGTAATATTTTATTCAGTACTGTTGAATATGTTTACTACTGTGCGTATTCAATATTGTAGCTGGTAATTCAGTATTGCTGATGTTAATTCAGTACTACATGTATTAATTCAGTATTGTGGGTGATAATTAAGTACTGTATGTATTTACTATTGTAGCTGTTAATTTAATATTGTGGGTGTTAATTTAGTACTACAAGTATTAATTCAGTATTGTAGATGTTAATTCAGTACTATATGTATCAATTCAGTATAGTGGGTGATAATTCAGTActgtatgtatttaatattgtggctgtttatttagtattgTGGGTGTTAATTCAGTATCACATGTATAAATTCATTGTTAATTctgtgttaattcagtactgTGTGTATTCAGTACTGTAGCTATTGATTCAGTATTCTATGTGTTAATtcagaaatatatttattaattcagtgttgtggtgttaattcagtactgAATGCATTAAGTACTGTAGTTGTTGATTCAGTATTCTATGTGTTAattcaataatatatttattaattcagtgttgtggtgttaattcagtactgAATGTATTAAGTACTGTAGTTGTTGATTCAGTATtctatgtgttaattcagtaatatatttattaattcagtgttgtggtgttaatTAAGTACTGTATGTATTCAGTAATGTAGCTGTTGATTCAGTATTCTATGTGTTAattcaataatatatttattaattcagtgttgtggtgttaatTCAGTACCACATGTATTAAttcagtgttgtggtgttaattcagtactgTATGTATTCAGTAATGTAGCTGTTGATTCAGTATtctatgtgttaattcagtactaTATGTATCAATTCAGTATAGTGGGTGATAATTCAGTActgtatgtatttaatattgtggctgtttatttagtattgTGGGTGTTAATTCAGTATCACATGTATAAATTTATTGTTAATTctgtgttaattcagtactgTGTGTATTCAGTAATGTAGCTATTGATTCAGTATTCTATGTGTTAATtcagaaatatatttattaattcggtgttgtggtgttaattcagtactgAATGTATTAAGTACTGTAGTTGTTGATTCAGTATtctatgtgttaattcagtaatATACGTATTAAttcagtgttgtggtgttaatTCAGTACTATATGCATTCAGTGTTGTAGATATGAATTCAGTACTGTAATGTGCTAATTCACATTGCTGTAGAGGGGTTTTGCTGCTGGATTCCTCTCAGTTGTAGTGGTTGCTGATGTTGTTGAGATTGTTGATGTTGTTCACGCAGCTCAGGTGTGCAGGGGCGACGGTGCTGAATGCTCCGGGCTGCAGGCCGTGAGTGTGGTACAGAGCCTGGGGGGACGTGGGCCAGTAGGAGAAGCCTGGGGGTCCCAGATTCAGTTTAGAGATGTTGGAGATGCCTGAGAAGGGGATGGGGGTGAAGTTGGTCTGCAGTTTATAGAGGGCCTGCTCAGTGGAGGAGGGCTGGCACACCTGGGCCAGGCCATGGAAGTCAAACTTGTAGGCGTATCTCTTCCCGTGCACTTTGCTCATGATGTTCTTGTCGTAGTAGTAGCGCAGCGCTCGGCTCAGCTTGTCGTAGTTCATGCTGGGTTTGCTCTTCCTCTCACCCCAGCGGCGAGCCACCTCATCTGGGTCCAGCAGCTTAAACTCGCCGTTTGTCCCTTCCCAGGCGATGCAGGACGTGTTGGAGCTGTCAGACAGCAGCTCTAGCAGGAACTGCCACAGCTGGATCTGACCACTGCCTGGAGAACCACAAAGACATGACAAAAATACACAtcatacatataataataaaattattattattactcaaaATTATCATATGAAAAACACAGATTTCAGTATGGAATGAGTAAACTGCAGTACTGGATATATTACATACCACTGCATTAACACAGTGTAGTACTGAATAACATACAGTGctaacatttataaaatagtACTGTGGGTGTAATGCAAAATTGAATGTATTAATTTAGTActttttgttacttttaagtAAGTACTGACTGTAATTAATGCAGTACAAAGTATGCAATGGTGTGTTAATTCAGCACTTCACATTTCAGTACTGATTGAGCATATTATAGTCTTGTAAAACATACAGCAGTACTGAAAGGACATGCAGGTCAGTACtgtactaaatactaaatacacACATTACTGAACTGCACACATTAAAGTACTGAATACACACATTACTGCACTGCACACATTAAAGTACTGAATACACACATTACTGCACTGCATACATTACAGTACTGAATACACACATTACTGCACTGAACACATTAAAGTACTGAATACACACATTACTGCACTGCACACATTAAAGTACTGAATACACACATTACTGcgttgcatttgcatttgcatgtAACATATACatgaatattttataaaatgtaaatagtgGTATTTCAATAAACTGCGAATTTACAGTAACACTGATGATTTCACTGAGCTGACTATATTATACCCTGTGGTCCAGCATGAATTCACACACCACTGAGCTAACACACTTCCCTACTCGATTATAGGATTACAGCCCTGcacatcctttttttttaaacaattattatatatttataattattatattataaaaaaatcttttatatTAATCATTGCTATTAATCTCTTTTCAACCAAATGAAACTTATTTTACCAGAAAGATTATGAAGACAGCATTATGCTAATTATTTAAAACGTTCAGTGGAAGTGCTGATCGGTGTTTATAGAGACTAATAAAACCTCGCGCTTCAAACACGATCGAGTAATAATTATTGatattaaaatacaattttagTACTGAAAGTgttgttttaatgaacattcTTAGAAATAGTCTCTTAAAAAGATAAGAGCTCCCAGTTCTCTCAGTATTTAAGgaatataaaattattatgaaaggggtataaaaaataaaaatgagaaaatggaTTTATGTGAAGtata
The genomic region above belongs to Salminus brasiliensis chromosome 8, fSalBra1.hap2, whole genome shotgun sequence and contains:
- the fev gene encoding protein FEV, producing MPQHCGGGSLVFNMYLSDPTENLLKDSKAASWSPINTGVQKGSGQIQLWQFLLELLSDSSNTSCIAWEGTNGEFKLLDPDEVARRWGERKSKPSMNYDKLSRALRYYYDKNIMSKVHGKRYAYKFDFHGLAQVCQPSSTEQALYKLQTNFTPIPFSGISNISKLNLGPPGFSYWPTSPQALYHTHGLQPGAFSTVAPAHLSCVNNINNLNNISNHYN